The genomic DNA CGCGCCGAGGTGGTGGGCTACGACGAGCTGGTCGCCGCGGAGGGTTCGATGGCGCTGGTGCGGGAGCGCGGCCAGTTCAAGCTGGAAGGAAAGGAGTACATGGTCCGCGACGGCGAAGTCTGCCACTTCCGCTTCAACGTCGCCAAGTAGCGCTCACTCCCTGGCGCCCACGAAGCGGAGGAGCTCGGCAATTCCCGCGTGGCCCTTGGTCGTGGCGGCATTGAGGGCGGTGGCACCGGCGCGCGAGCGCAGATTGACGTCGGCGCCGCTGGCCAGCAGGAGCCTGACCGCGTCGGCGTGACCGCCGAAGGCGGCGAGCATCAGGGCGGTCACCCCGGCCGCGTTGATCGCATTCACGTCGGCGCCCTTCCGCAGCAGCCTCTCCACGATCGCCGCGCGCCCTTCCTTGGCCGCTTCCATGAGCGGGGTGCGGCCGTCGTCTGCCTTCAGGTTCGGATCGGCGCCCTTCGCGAGAAGGAGATCCACGATGGCGCCATGGCCCTGCACGGCGGAGCCCGTGAGGGCCGTGGCGCCGCTCTCGGCGCGCGCGTTCGCGTCGGCACCCCGGGCGAGCAGCAGGCGCACGATCTCCGTGTGCCCACCCCACGCGGCGTCGATGAGGGCAGTGCGTCCCTCTTCGGGCTTGGCGCGGCGGGCGTTGACATCGGCCCTGGCGTCGAGGAGCGCGCGCGCCGCCTCCGTGTGGCCCCGCTGCGCGGCGAGCATCAAGGGGGTGGTGCCGATGGGCCCGCGCCCGTTGACGGGCGCTCCCTCGGCGAGGAGGGCCTGGACCGTGGCCGTGTCGCCGTTGAGAGCGGCCGCGGCCAGCGGCTTGCTCGCCGACCCTGCGCAGCCCGAGAGGAGGAGCGCGGCGGCCGCGGCGACGAGCCCTCTCACGCTGCCGTCATCCCACTACTCGTCCACGAGCAGGCGGCCGTCGCGCACCGCTGGGCGCCCCTCCGCCGTCAGGGCGCGGAAGGCCACCCACCGGCCCTCGCCGGTGGCCGTGGCCCCCAGCCCCTCGACGGTGATGACCGAGGGCATCTCCACCATGGCGCCGAAGCGGCAGAGGATGCGACGCACGCCCGCGGCTGGCCCCCGCCGCTCGCGGCGCAGCACCTGCGAGACCGCCAGGGCCAGCGTCGCCGTGCCGTGCAGGATGATGGCCGGGAGCCCGGCGGCTCTCGCCACGGCGCGGTCGGTGTGGATCGGGTTCCAGATGCGCGCGCACTCGGTGTAGACGTGGGCGAGGTTGGCGG from Candidatus Rokuibacteriota bacterium includes the following:
- a CDS encoding ankyrin repeat domain-containing protein, which codes for MRGLVAAAAALLLSGCAGSASKPLAAAALNGDTATVQALLAEGAPVNGRGPIGTTPLMLAAQRGHTEAARALLDARADVNARRAKPEEGRTALIDAAWGGHTEIVRLLLARGADANARAESGATALTGSAVQGHGAIVDLLLAKGADPNLKADDGRTPLMEAAKEGRAAIVERLLRKGADVNAINAAGVTALMLAAFGGHADAVRLLLASGADVNLRSRAGATALNAATTKGHAGIAELLRFVGARE